One Pararge aegeria chromosome 4, ilParAegt1.1, whole genome shotgun sequence DNA segment encodes these proteins:
- the LOC120637604 gene encoding zinc finger protein 569-like: MSKKADICRVCLDSHQDDCVPLSETYQDFVLYEFINNITNLNIRLSDGFPDKICCPCFLLLKSSIDFKEKCEASDTILRSNIVKVEILPTDVKKSPVKRETSVGEDIKVEYNDVYSDDNFDCALESEQNVKEEKSNKQCIDHPVQLDNEEIDNELPTKIEFKSRAIDLKLICDDCGNTFKSKCKLKVHWKKVHMLSSLVCPFCKRMFKSYKAFHVHKKKNSKSCEIAKHNNVKVEGVGTARIFCCKQCNYSSKRAKDISAHIVTHTGDRPYQCDICLKTYTQQSSLQGHQEDAHQMYIVQMTCHFCGKFVKGRRKVSRHLRSHTNVECPVCHKTVTKLTYPQHMKRHSGPKSYACEKCASTFYTISELCNHKRWKHGKKTFKCDLCEFTSNKEHAIKNHRSKHDTKNLPCTVCGRFFLTDEKLSMHQRTHYSEKKFGCPQCDTMFFKRDSVRRHIKVKHLLEEEQKTNTLVVKSETNGLPQIEITE; this comes from the coding sequence ATGAGTAAAAAAGCTGACATATGTCGCGTGTGCTTAGATTCTCACCAAGATGACTGCGTACCTTTATCTGAGACATATCAAGATTTTGTCCTATACGAATTCATTAATAACATAACCAATCTCAATATCCGGCTGAGCGACGGTTTTCCGGATAAAATATGCTGTCCTTGCTTCTTATTACTTAAATCTTCAATAGATTTCAAGGAGAAATGCGAAGCTTCAGATACTATACTTAGGTCTAATATTGTTAAAGTTGAAATCCTTCCTACAGATGTTAAAAAGTCCCCAGTCAAAAGAGAGACTTCTGTAGGCGAAGATATTAAAGTAGAATACAATGACGTCTATAGCGATGATAACTTCGATTGTGCTTTGGAATCCGAGCAGAATgttaaagaagaaaaaagtaacaaacaatGCATTGATCATCCCGTCCAATTAGATAATGAGGAAATAGATAATGAATTACCAACAAAAATCGAATTCAAGAGTAGAGCTATAGACCTAAAGCTAATATGTGATGATTGTGGCAATACATTCAAATCCAAATGCAAGTTAAAAGTTCATTGGAAGAAAGTGCATATGCTTTCCTCATTAGTATGTCCATTCTGCAAACGAATGTTTAAGAGTTACAAAGCATTCCACGTGCACAAGAAAAAGAATTCTAAGAGCTGTGAAATAGCTAAACATAATAATGTCAAAGTAGAGGGTGTGGGAACAGCAAGGATATTTTGTTGTAAACAGTGTAACTACTCAAGTAAAAGAGCCAAAGATATATCAGCACATATTGTTACCCACACAGGTGACCGACCATACCAATGTGACATCTGTTTAAAAACGTACACTCAACAAAGTTCCCTCCAAGGCCACCAAGAAGATGCACACCAAATGTATATAGTCCAAATGACATGCCACTTCTGCGGCAAGTTTGTCAAAGGACGTCGGAAAGTCAGCAGACATCTGCGGAGCCACACCAATGTAGAATGCCCTGTGTGTCACAAAACTGTAACCAAATTGACGTATCCTCAACACATGAAGAGGCACAGTGGCCCAAAGAGTTATGCGTGTGAAAAATGTGCATCTACTTTTTACACTATTTCAGAACTTTGTAATCATAAACGATGGAAGCATGGCAAGAAAACGTTTAAATGCGATCTGTGCGAGTTTACTAGTAACAAAGAACATGCTATAAAAAATCACAGGAGTAAACATGATACTAAAAATTTACCATGCACAGTTTGTGGTAGGTTCTTTCTCACAGATGAAAAGCTATCAATGCATCAAAGGACACATTATTCTGAGAAGAAATTTGGGTGTCCACAGTGTGATACAATGTTCTTTAAAAGGGACTCTGTTCGGAGGCATATTAAAGTGAAACATTTACTAGAAGAAGAGCAAAAGACAAACACTCTTGTTGTTAAAAGTGAAACTAATGGTCTTCCACAAATAGAAATAACTGAATAA